From a single Azospirillum humicireducens genomic region:
- a CDS encoding tetratricopeptide repeat protein, with protein sequence MPQTPDTTLQDALDAERAGNRETARTLCLRLLERAPTGPQAPAAHDALARLLVGHDMAAAADHALAAWRLTPQDPTRRSNLWQLLTHLGEAGDVARLQGREDCVGLVALGNALRRDGQALRAERAYRRALDLYPELSFTLSRLACLCAEQHRLEEADALFVQAAERHGGRDAVTRTDPAFLQSLRAAPPPTGIRATVQEGAGAAARPLVVYACCDAVYARKFLPTMVRSIAEDSGLDCAIALHLVNPDAEAEATVAALAAAHGADRFIILRESIDLSPLGDNAKTYYACSRFLVLPDLLIRWQRPVLMLDVDLLAIRDLNPLLATSARSDLGMMSHALKRLDIWSLLYADVLHIRPTTGALRFLDLTRRYIRHFLDRGLPVWFLDQAALAAVHLAGFTAEAAPRLTIYPADIHSSTVMVDGEGRYWTDDSAYFYSVRATGGGQHAVHRLKRRAGTTADVKPG encoded by the coding sequence ATGCCACAAACTCCCGACACCACCCTTCAGGACGCGCTCGACGCCGAACGGGCGGGGAACCGCGAGACCGCCAGGACGCTCTGCCTCCGGCTGCTGGAGCGGGCTCCCACCGGTCCGCAGGCGCCGGCGGCGCACGATGCGCTCGCCAGACTTCTGGTCGGTCACGACATGGCGGCGGCGGCCGACCATGCGCTCGCCGCCTGGCGGCTGACGCCACAGGATCCGACCCGCCGCTCCAACCTGTGGCAGCTGCTGACCCATCTGGGCGAGGCCGGCGATGTCGCCCGCCTCCAGGGGCGTGAGGACTGCGTCGGGCTGGTGGCGCTGGGCAACGCGCTGCGCCGCGACGGTCAGGCGCTGCGGGCCGAGCGGGCCTATCGCCGGGCGCTGGATCTCTATCCGGAGCTGTCCTTCACGCTGAGCAGGCTGGCCTGCCTGTGCGCCGAGCAGCACCGGCTGGAGGAGGCCGACGCCCTGTTCGTGCAAGCGGCGGAGCGCCATGGCGGGCGCGACGCCGTCACCCGCACCGATCCCGCCTTCCTCCAGTCCCTGCGCGCGGCACCTCCGCCCACCGGCATCCGCGCCACCGTCCAGGAGGGCGCCGGAGCCGCCGCCCGGCCCCTGGTGGTCTATGCCTGCTGCGACGCCGTCTATGCGCGCAAGTTCCTGCCCACCATGGTGCGGTCCATCGCCGAGGACAGCGGACTGGATTGCGCCATCGCCCTGCATCTGGTCAATCCCGACGCCGAGGCAGAAGCGACGGTGGCCGCCCTGGCCGCGGCCCATGGCGCCGACCGCTTCATCATCCTGCGCGAGAGCATCGACCTGTCGCCGCTGGGCGATAATGCCAAGACCTATTACGCCTGCAGCCGTTTCCTGGTGCTGCCCGACCTGCTGATCCGCTGGCAGCGGCCGGTGCTGATGCTGGACGTCGATCTGCTGGCGATCCGCGACCTGAACCCGCTGCTGGCGACCTCCGCCCGGTCGGATCTGGGCATGATGAGCCATGCGCTGAAGCGGCTGGACATCTGGAGCCTGCTCTATGCCGACGTGCTGCACATCCGGCCGACCACGGGGGCGCTGCGTTTTCTCGACCTCACCCGGCGCTACATCCGCCATTTCCTGGACCGCGGCCTGCCGGTCTGGTTCCTCGACCAGGCCGCCCTCGCCGCCGTGCATCTGGCCGGCTTCACGGCGGAGGCGGCACCGCGCCTGACGATCTATCCGGCCGACATCCACAGCAGCACGGTGATGGTCGACGGCGAAGGCCGGTATTGGACCGACGACAGCGCCTATTTCTATTCGGTCCGCGCCACCGGCGGCGGCCAGCATGCAGTCCACCGGCTGAAGCGCCGCGCCGGCACCACCGCCGACGTGAAGCCGGGGTGA
- a CDS encoding DUF1403 family protein: protein MPPPELSPAAAILPLHLPAWAIRSLPERSGADHAVPAGPAHIGAALAVLDAAVASAAPHAGAWVNRLAFMAAAVAVARSGRPEDEAALRDLVAVSPAQPAGPAAPVLGAYLWLAAGPPGPRWGELPNLIAGLGARTDGLPDVLTQALATAADLSCPLAAAATALQAVLAVRPDRRALAAWAADVVLARWLGWPSGLPLVTLGLPQGHVGLAELAAAQDGAGLAGAVLRGSARALDRFALLGHRAAVLQAVRPRLRARAAGQVVDRLLARDALSVAGVRDLIAERAARRLFDRLVALGVVRELTGRTTARLYGL from the coding sequence ATGCCACCGCCTGAGCTCTCCCCTGCCGCTGCCATCCTCCCGCTCCACCTCCCTGCCTGGGCGATCCGCTCCCTCCCCGAGCGCAGCGGAGCGGACCACGCCGTCCCCGCCGGGCCTGCCCATATCGGCGCCGCTCTTGCCGTGCTCGACGCCGCGGTCGCCTCAGCCGCCCCGCATGCCGGGGCCTGGGTCAACCGTCTGGCGTTCATGGCGGCGGCTGTCGCCGTTGCCCGCAGCGGGCGCCCCGAGGACGAGGCGGCCTTGCGCGATCTGGTCGCCGTCAGCCCGGCGCAGCCAGCCGGCCCGGCCGCTCCGGTGCTGGGCGCCTATCTCTGGCTGGCCGCCGGTCCGCCGGGGCCCCGGTGGGGCGAGTTGCCCAACCTGATCGCCGGGCTGGGGGCCCGCACCGACGGCTTGCCGGACGTGCTCACCCAAGCGCTCGCCACCGCTGCCGACCTTTCCTGTCCGCTTGCAGCTGCCGCCACCGCTCTCCAGGCGGTGCTGGCGGTCCGCCCGGACCGCAGGGCTCTTGCGGCATGGGCGGCCGATGTCGTCCTCGCCCGCTGGCTCGGCTGGCCCTCTGGCCTGCCGCTGGTCACTCTCGGCCTGCCGCAGGGACACGTCGGCCTCGCGGAGCTCGCCGCCGCGCAGGACGGGGCGGGCCTCGCGGGTGCGGTGCTTCGCGGCAGCGCCAGGGCGCTTGACCGTTTTGCTTTGCTGGGCCACCGCGCCGCCGTCCTCCAGGCGGTGCGGCCACGACTGCGCGCCCGCGCCGCCGGACAGGTCGTCGACCGCCTGCTCGCCCGCGACGCGCTGTCGGTGGCCGGGGTGCGCGACCTCATCGCCGAACGCGCCGCGCGCCGCCTGTTCGACCGGCTGGTCGCCCTCGGCGTCGTCCGCGAACTGACCGGCCGAACCACCGCGCGCCTTTATGGGCTCTAA
- a CDS encoding FkbM family methyltransferase, which yields MSIADGLKIAFDVHLSGDLERAEEFYRAILRVSPADPMAVTLLALIRSQRTALRQSKHKTLSLLRGRGFRPATVIDVGAQTGTPPLYEVYPDAHHVLIEPVVENEPALQALCGQLRSAEYRIAAVARQGGTVPLAVSDDRLYSSVVPEGTESYSTLPNRRTVPAISLDGLCAERGYARPMLVKIDVDGLELEVLAGAASLMQPDAVFVIEATVAGGDARLLPIIDAMAPYGFQVWDIVDPLYRPNDERMWQVDLVMVHRDGPYAAL from the coding sequence GTGAGCATCGCCGACGGTCTCAAGATCGCATTCGACGTCCATCTCTCCGGCGACCTGGAACGGGCGGAGGAGTTCTACCGCGCCATCCTGCGCGTCAGTCCGGCGGACCCGATGGCAGTGACCCTGCTGGCGCTGATCCGGTCGCAACGGACGGCGCTCCGCCAGAGCAAGCACAAGACGCTGTCACTGCTGCGCGGGCGGGGGTTCCGGCCGGCCACGGTCATCGATGTCGGCGCCCAGACCGGCACCCCGCCGCTCTACGAGGTGTATCCCGACGCCCACCATGTGCTGATCGAACCGGTGGTCGAGAATGAGCCGGCTCTGCAGGCGTTGTGCGGGCAACTGCGCAGCGCCGAATACCGCATCGCCGCCGTCGCCCGCCAGGGCGGCACGGTTCCGCTGGCGGTGTCCGACGACCGGCTCTATTCCTCCGTCGTTCCCGAGGGGACGGAGTCGTACAGCACCCTGCCCAACCGGCGCACGGTGCCCGCCATCTCGCTGGACGGGCTGTGCGCCGAGCGCGGCTATGCCCGGCCGATGCTGGTGAAGATCGACGTCGACGGGCTGGAGCTGGAGGTTCTGGCCGGGGCGGCCAGCCTGATGCAGCCTGACGCCGTCTTCGTGATCGAGGCGACGGTCGCCGGCGGGGATGCCCGCCTGCTTCCCATCATCGATGCCATGGCGCCTTACGGCTTCCAGGTCTGGGACATCGTCGATCCGCTTTACCGTCCCAATGACGAACGGATGTGGCAGGTCGATCTGGTGATGGTCCACCGCGACGGACCCTACGCCGCCCTTTGA
- a CDS encoding tetratricopeptide repeat protein gives MNIQQAFATALGFHQNGQAEEAARLYGEIVAADPRFAPAVNNLGLLRSDAGHDREAVALFRRALSLTPDSLNGWNNLGPLLTRLGRLDEAVRAYRASVRLKPDQPAVLNEMGIQLERLKRAGEACDAFARAAALAPGDAEIANNYGAMLRMTHRLDEAAVCFRRTIALNPQYAGAYSNLGSTVKDKGAFWEALLAFRRATRLDPDFAGAHWNEALVRLLLGDFVQGWRGYEWRWKHGRLPSPQRSFVQPRWDGSPLKGRRLLVYWEQGFGDVLQFVRYLPLLAQATGGATGGAAGGMAGGQPVYLECQRALLPLLRRLPGTIAVETGGPLPDFDVQIPVLSLPALFGTRLETVPARVPYLTAEPDLAARWADRLKGLAGLKVGIVWAGSPTHGNDRNRSVGLEPFARLAAIPGVSLVSIQKGPTEGQAANPPGGFPLLNLSPDIRDFADTAAIMAGLDLVVCVDTSVAHLAGALGVPVWVLLPFAPDWRWMLDRQDSPWYPTMRLFRQDRPGSWDDAIDRLEHALRSRMSG, from the coding sequence ATGAACATCCAGCAAGCCTTCGCCACGGCGCTTGGGTTCCATCAGAACGGCCAAGCCGAAGAAGCCGCCCGGCTCTATGGCGAAATCGTCGCCGCCGACCCCCGGTTCGCCCCCGCCGTCAACAATCTGGGGCTGCTGCGCTCCGACGCAGGCCACGATCGGGAAGCGGTGGCCCTGTTCCGCCGCGCCCTGAGCCTGACCCCGGATTCGCTGAATGGCTGGAACAACCTGGGGCCGCTGCTGACCCGGCTCGGCCGGCTCGACGAGGCGGTGCGGGCCTACCGCGCCTCGGTCCGGCTGAAGCCCGACCAGCCGGCCGTTCTCAACGAGATGGGCATCCAGCTGGAGCGGCTGAAACGCGCCGGCGAGGCCTGCGACGCCTTCGCCCGCGCGGCGGCCCTGGCGCCCGGCGATGCCGAGATCGCCAACAATTACGGCGCCATGCTGCGCATGACCCACCGGCTGGACGAGGCGGCGGTATGTTTCCGACGCACCATCGCGCTGAACCCGCAATATGCCGGGGCCTACAGCAATCTGGGCTCCACCGTGAAGGACAAAGGCGCCTTCTGGGAGGCTCTGCTGGCCTTCAGGCGGGCCACCCGGCTGGACCCGGACTTCGCCGGCGCCCATTGGAACGAAGCCCTGGTCCGGCTGCTGCTGGGCGATTTCGTCCAGGGCTGGCGGGGCTATGAATGGCGCTGGAAGCATGGCCGCCTGCCTTCGCCACAGCGCAGCTTCGTCCAGCCGCGCTGGGACGGGTCGCCGCTGAAGGGCCGGCGGCTGCTGGTCTATTGGGAGCAGGGCTTCGGCGACGTGCTGCAGTTCGTCCGCTATCTGCCGCTGCTGGCCCAAGCAACTGGTGGGGCAACTGGTGGGGCAGCCGGTGGAATGGCCGGCGGACAGCCGGTCTATCTGGAGTGCCAGCGGGCATTGCTGCCGCTGCTGCGCCGCCTGCCCGGCACCATCGCGGTGGAGACCGGCGGGCCGCTGCCCGACTTCGACGTGCAGATCCCCGTGCTGAGCCTGCCGGCGCTGTTCGGCACCCGGCTGGAGACCGTGCCGGCCCGCGTTCCCTACCTGACGGCGGAGCCCGATCTGGCGGCGCGCTGGGCGGACCGTCTGAAGGGGCTGGCGGGGCTGAAGGTCGGCATCGTCTGGGCGGGATCGCCCACCCACGGCAACGACAGGAACCGCTCCGTCGGGCTGGAGCCTTTCGCCAGGCTGGCCGCCATTCCCGGCGTCAGCCTGGTCTCCATCCAGAAGGGACCGACCGAGGGGCAGGCGGCGAACCCGCCAGGCGGCTTCCCGCTGCTGAACCTGTCGCCCGACATCAGGGACTTCGCCGACACCGCCGCCATCATGGCCGGCCTCGACCTCGTCGTCTGCGTCGACACCTCCGTCGCCCATCTCGCCGGTGCGCTCGGCGTTCCGGTCTGGGTGCTGCTGCCCTTCGCCCCCGACTGGCGCTGGATGCTCGACCGCCAGGACAGCCCCTGGTATCCGACCATGCGCCTGTTCCGCCAGGACCGGCCCGGATCCTGGGACGACGCCATCGACCGGCTGGAGCACGCGCTCCGCAGCCGCATGTCCGGATAA
- a CDS encoding tetratricopeptide repeat-containing glycosyltransferase family protein, protein MKANITQAAPAPSPAAASPLQASPRPVSSVPEPAPAAAPKAAPQPPAQPQGSHGLSIDMLERMLEQQPKDPNVWSALGALLRQAGKPEPAIACQRRALEIDQRHVGAWTNLGNVLGDVERYDEAIAAQEHAVVLSGGNPSLLSNLVVALRHGCRFERALEILDVALRARPGDSGLLWDRALTLLQVGRYTEGFRDYDSRLSLPAYQNRIAEGPMWDGGPLNGKTILLTTEQGFGDVLLTARYVPLVKARGGRVLLECHPELRRLLSGLEGIDGFVHAGTAYPAYDVHCPLMSLPHRLGTTVETVPPPTRLTVPDEAREKAARLVPGPDGTIKVGIIWSGRVTFKDNARRATTLSRFLRFLDVPKVRLYSIQKGPPEAELATLGTSTLITPLGPHFNDFADTAAVLERLDLVIMTDSSVAHLAGSLGRPVWNLLQFMPYWVYCDKGDTTPWYPSMRLFRQTTPGDWDSVFAAAEQALRQVAALRG, encoded by the coding sequence ATGAAGGCAAACATCACCCAGGCCGCCCCGGCGCCGTCCCCTGCGGCGGCCTCGCCCCTTCAGGCCTCGCCCCGTCCGGTATCGTCCGTCCCGGAGCCTGCCCCGGCGGCCGCTCCCAAGGCGGCGCCCCAGCCACCCGCCCAGCCCCAGGGCTCCCACGGTCTCAGCATCGACATGCTGGAACGGATGCTGGAGCAGCAGCCGAAGGACCCCAACGTGTGGAGCGCGCTGGGCGCCCTGCTGCGGCAGGCCGGCAAGCCGGAGCCGGCGATCGCCTGCCAGCGGCGCGCTCTGGAGATCGACCAGCGCCATGTCGGCGCCTGGACCAATCTCGGCAACGTCCTGGGCGACGTGGAGCGCTATGACGAGGCCATCGCCGCGCAGGAACATGCGGTGGTGCTGTCGGGCGGCAATCCCAGCCTGCTGTCCAACCTGGTGGTGGCGCTGCGCCACGGCTGCCGGTTCGAACGCGCGCTGGAGATCCTGGACGTCGCCCTGCGCGCGCGGCCCGGCGACTCCGGCCTGCTGTGGGACCGCGCCCTGACGCTGCTGCAGGTCGGCCGCTACACCGAGGGTTTCCGCGATTACGACTCCCGCCTGTCGCTGCCGGCCTATCAGAACCGCATCGCCGAAGGGCCGATGTGGGACGGCGGGCCGCTGAACGGCAAGACCATCCTGCTGACCACCGAACAGGGCTTCGGCGACGTGCTGCTGACCGCGCGCTATGTGCCGCTGGTCAAGGCGCGCGGCGGCCGGGTCCTGCTGGAATGCCACCCGGAGCTGCGGCGGCTGCTGTCCGGGCTGGAGGGCATCGACGGCTTCGTGCACGCCGGCACCGCCTATCCGGCCTACGACGTCCATTGCCCGCTGATGAGCCTGCCGCACCGGCTGGGCACGACCGTGGAAACGGTGCCGCCGCCCACCCGCCTGACCGTTCCGGATGAGGCGCGCGAGAAGGCAGCCAGGCTGGTGCCCGGCCCCGACGGCACGATCAAGGTCGGCATCATCTGGTCCGGCCGCGTCACCTTCAAGGACAACGCGCGGCGCGCCACCACGCTCAGCCGCTTCCTGCGCTTCCTCGACGTGCCGAAGGTGCGGCTCTACAGCATCCAGAAGGGCCCGCCGGAGGCGGAGCTGGCGACGCTCGGCACCTCCACCCTGATCACGCCGCTGGGGCCGCACTTCAACGATTTCGCCGATACCGCGGCGGTGCTGGAGCGGCTCGATCTGGTGATCATGACCGACAGCTCGGTGGCGCATCTGGCCGGCTCGCTGGGCCGCCCGGTGTGGAACCTGCTGCAGTTCATGCCCTACTGGGTCTATTGCGACAAGGGCGACACAACCCCCTGGTACCCGTCGATGCGCCTGTTCCGCCAGACCACGCCGGGCGACTGGGACAGCGTGTTCGCCGCCGCCGAACAGGCCCTGCGTCAGGTGGCTGCGCTCAGGGGCTGA
- the scpB gene encoding SMC-Scp complex subunit ScpB, with protein MAQQPPAKKTADDLPFDRNLVGLPPELRWREWMNRVEAVIFASPTPVPRAVLARVVGDDCPLDAVIADIREELRTRPYDLMAVAGGWHHRTRPHLAPVLQAVRPAGAGLPALGPADQLLLATIAYHQPVTRRDLERLLGRTVDADAVGRLRAAGLVGPGPRSPRPGAPLTFVTTDAFLDRFGLESLADLPDLDDLRAMGLADTGVLDGTPAGAPDSPEPAGRASLPPAHRSPRPRPPAIDLAGPLAEVAATSDRVTARLQDLKPDDAGAASTDTASP; from the coding sequence ATGGCACAGCAGCCCCCTGCAAAGAAAACCGCCGATGACCTGCCGTTCGACCGGAACCTGGTCGGTCTGCCGCCCGAGCTGCGGTGGCGGGAATGGATGAACCGGGTCGAGGCGGTGATCTTCGCCTCGCCGACCCCGGTGCCGCGGGCGGTGCTGGCGCGGGTGGTCGGCGACGACTGCCCGCTCGACGCGGTGATCGCCGACATTCGCGAGGAACTGCGCACCCGGCCCTACGACCTGATGGCGGTCGCCGGCGGCTGGCATCACCGCACCCGCCCGCATCTCGCCCCGGTGCTGCAGGCGGTGCGTCCCGCCGGTGCGGGCCTCCCCGCCCTCGGTCCGGCCGACCAGCTGCTGCTCGCCACCATCGCCTATCACCAGCCGGTGACCCGGCGCGACCTCGAGCGGCTGCTCGGCCGCACCGTCGATGCCGACGCCGTCGGGCGCCTGCGTGCGGCGGGACTGGTCGGTCCGGGCCCGCGCAGCCCGCGTCCGGGCGCTCCGCTGACCTTTGTGACCACCGACGCCTTCCTCGATCGGTTCGGGCTGGAGAGCCTGGCCGACCTGCCCGATCTGGACGACCTGCGCGCGATGGGGTTGGCCGACACCGGTGTGCTCGACGGCACCCCTGCCGGCGCTCCGGACTCACCGGAGCCTGCGGGGCGGGCGTCGCTTCCGCCGGCCCACCGGTCTCCCCGGCCCCGCCCGCCGGCCATCGACCTCGCCGGTCCTCTCGCCGAGGTGGCCGCGACATCGGACCGGGTGACGGCGCGGCTGCAGGATCTGAAGCCCGATGATGCCGGGGCGGCCTCCACCGACACGGCATCGCCATGA
- a CDS encoding ParA family protein, giving the protein MARIISFASTKGGVGKTSLVMALTSELRRRKASVLLLDCDPNRHLAEWARRRNDAGVRVLDEITESNVRQTVQENAPSFDYTLIDLAGFGNLTMLYAFSVSDGVLIPTQQSFMDVKETVRTFKVVADSVGVLKHTPASSVVIVRTQAAIESRVDRHARGLLDEHGVPAFRTELIERSLLKEMTYTGHGPGEVNPDSNADLNVRALTDEFVAFLEASPANPLIPRG; this is encoded by the coding sequence ATGGCTCGGATCATCAGTTTCGCCTCCACCAAGGGCGGCGTCGGCAAGACCAGTCTGGTCATGGCGCTCACCTCCGAACTGCGCCGGCGCAAGGCGAGCGTGCTTCTGCTCGATTGCGACCCCAACCGGCATCTGGCCGAGTGGGCGCGGCGCCGCAACGATGCCGGCGTGCGGGTGCTGGACGAGATCACGGAATCGAACGTCCGCCAGACGGTGCAGGAGAATGCGCCGAGCTTCGACTACACGCTGATCGACCTTGCCGGCTTCGGCAACCTGACCATGCTCTATGCCTTCTCGGTCAGCGACGGGGTGCTGATCCCGACCCAGCAGTCCTTCATGGACGTGAAGGAGACGGTGCGCACCTTCAAGGTGGTGGCGGATTCCGTCGGCGTGCTGAAGCACACGCCCGCCTCCAGCGTGGTGATCGTCCGCACCCAGGCAGCCATCGAATCCCGCGTCGACCGCCATGCCCGCGGTCTGCTGGACGAGCATGGCGTCCCGGCCTTCCGCACCGAACTGATCGAGCGCTCGCTCTTGAAGGAGATGACCTACACCGGCCACGGACCGGGCGAGGTCAACCCGGACAGCAACGCCGACCTGAACGTCCGCGCCCTGACCGACGAGTTCGTCGCCTTCCTGGAAGCCTCCCCGGCCAACCCGCTGATCCCGCGGGGGTGA
- a CDS encoding glycosyltransferase family 4 protein, producing MARILLINYEFPPLGGGAANATDNTARELAALGEQVLVLTSAFGDLPRVERRADGVEIRRIPTLRRRRDRSSVVEMLAFLASSLAMAPWIAARWRPDATIAYFGLPCGPAAWMVKALSGVPYVVSLRGGDVPGFQYDGISLYHRLAGPVIGWLWRRSSAVVANSEGLADLARRFAPDQPVAIIPNGVDAVRFSPAGAGPVDAGNDGDRLSLLFVGRVVRQKGLDVLFEALASLPSGTRGRIGLTIVGDGPARPELEAQAARLGLSERVAFRGWLGRDELPAAYRAADAFVFPSRDEGMPNVVLEAMAAGLPVVATRIAGNRDLVVEEETGLMLDADDTPALAAALARLAEDPALRRRLGEGGRRRVVEHFSWRAVAAAYRDLSLAGSKAAERGRSAQAE from the coding sequence ATGGCGCGGATTCTGCTGATCAATTACGAGTTTCCGCCGCTGGGCGGCGGGGCGGCGAACGCCACCGACAACACCGCCCGCGAACTGGCGGCATTGGGTGAACAGGTGCTGGTGCTGACCTCCGCCTTCGGCGATCTGCCGCGGGTGGAGCGCCGGGCCGACGGGGTGGAGATCCGCCGCATCCCCACCCTGCGCCGCCGCCGCGACCGCAGTTCGGTGGTGGAGATGCTGGCCTTCCTCGCCAGTTCGCTGGCGATGGCGCCGTGGATCGCCGCCCGCTGGCGCCCGGACGCCACCATCGCCTATTTCGGCCTGCCCTGCGGCCCGGCGGCCTGGATGGTGAAGGCGCTGTCGGGCGTGCCCTATGTCGTCAGCCTGCGCGGCGGCGACGTGCCGGGCTTCCAGTATGACGGCATCTCGCTCTATCACCGGCTGGCCGGGCCGGTGATCGGCTGGCTGTGGCGCCGGTCCTCGGCCGTCGTCGCCAACAGCGAGGGGCTGGCCGACCTCGCCCGCCGCTTCGCTCCCGACCAGCCCGTCGCCATCATCCCCAACGGCGTCGATGCTGTCCGCTTTTCGCCCGCCGGCGCCGGGCCGGTCGATGCCGGAAATGACGGCGACCGCCTGTCCCTGCTGTTCGTCGGCCGGGTGGTGCGGCAGAAGGGGCTGGACGTGCTGTTCGAGGCGCTCGCCTCCCTGCCCTCCGGGACGCGCGGCCGCATCGGCCTGACCATCGTCGGCGACGGCCCCGCCCGGCCGGAGCTGGAGGCCCAGGCCGCCCGGCTCGGCCTGTCGGAGCGGGTGGCCTTCCGCGGCTGGCTCGGCCGTGACGAGCTGCCGGCCGCCTACCGTGCCGCCGACGCCTTCGTCTTCCCCTCGCGCGACGAGGGCATGCCCAACGTGGTGCTGGAGGCGATGGCCGCCGGCCTGCCCGTGGTGGCGACCCGCATCGCCGGCAACCGCGATCTGGTGGTGGAGGAGGAGACCGGCCTGATGCTGGACGCCGACGACACGCCCGCGCTTGCCGCAGCACTCGCCCGTCTGGCCGAGGACCCTGCCTTGCGCCGCCGGCTGGGCGAGGGCGGCCGCCGCCGGGTGGTCGAGCATTTCTCCTGGCGCGCCGTCGCCGCCGCCTACCGCGACCTGTCGCTTGCCGGGAGCAAAGCAGCGGAGCGGGGCCGGTCGGCGCAGGCGGAGTGA
- a CDS encoding class I SAM-dependent methyltransferase: protein MDSKGSDSVAEPVKTADGGGGTPAGTPALAFDFGENWDHYSRTVLDEPRLAAAIDSLKGLVGTDRLKDASFCDVGSGSGLFTIAAGKLGVSRALGFDVNPTGVEVARRNLGRFAPDLAERIEFRRSSALDSGFVGSLGRFDVVYAWGSLHHTGSMWPAIETVAPLVAPGGTFVLALYNRHWTSPIWTLIKIVYNLSPGFLRKLWDWTLGSLMFLATWAITGSNPLRKERGMEFWVDVTDWLGGYPYEYASADEVRARMDALGFDMLEVRPPRVPTGCNEFILRRRPA from the coding sequence TTGGACAGCAAGGGATCGGACAGCGTGGCGGAACCGGTGAAGACGGCGGACGGCGGGGGCGGAACCCCGGCCGGGACACCCGCCCTGGCCTTCGATTTCGGCGAGAACTGGGACCATTACTCGCGCACCGTGCTGGACGAGCCGCGGCTGGCGGCGGCCATCGACAGCCTGAAGGGGCTGGTCGGGACCGACCGGCTGAAGGACGCCAGCTTCTGCGACGTCGGCTCCGGCTCCGGCCTGTTCACCATCGCCGCCGGCAAGCTGGGCGTTTCCCGCGCGCTGGGCTTCGACGTCAACCCCACCGGGGTCGAGGTCGCCCGCCGCAACCTGGGCCGCTTCGCGCCCGACCTGGCAGAGCGGATCGAGTTCCGCCGCAGCTCCGCGCTCGACAGCGGCTTCGTCGGCTCGCTCGGCCGCTTCGACGTGGTCTATGCCTGGGGCTCGCTGCACCACACCGGCTCCATGTGGCCGGCGATCGAGACGGTGGCCCCGCTGGTGGCGCCGGGCGGCACCTTCGTGCTGGCGCTCTACAACCGCCATTGGACCTCGCCGATCTGGACCCTGATCAAGATCGTCTACAATCTGTCGCCGGGCTTCCTGCGGAAGCTCTGGGACTGGACGCTGGGCTCGCTGATGTTCCTGGCGACCTGGGCGATCACCGGCTCCAACCCGCTGCGCAAGGAGCGCGGCATGGAGTTCTGGGTGGACGTGACCGACTGGCTCGGCGGCTACCCCTACGAATATGCCAGTGCCGACGAGGTGCGGGCGCGGATGGACGCGCTCGGCTTCGACATGTTGGAGGTCCGTCCGCCGCGCGTGCCGACGGGCTGCAACGAATTCATCCTGCGCCGGAGGCCCGCATGA
- a CDS encoding class I SAM-dependent methyltransferase — translation MSDDAFKSATHTPLPTPMAAAAADHPGGVDYDDSWERRWNDMRKYGPTGRHLRRIVTEMVRPLEYDSLLDVGCGQGSLLATLMPLKPQASYSGLDFSAKAIDVARRRAPNAEFGLLDVAAGHIDRRFDLVVCTDVVEHIEDDVAALRNLAAMTGRYLLVSTLQGRMRDFERTVGHHRNYAHGELQAKIRSVGLEIERVVEWGFPFFSPLYRNVLGAASGQGTEGDYGPGRRFLAEALYHIFRLNSWSHGDYIYVLARRPGS, via the coding sequence ATGAGCGACGACGCATTCAAGTCAGCCACCCACACTCCCCTTCCCACTCCCATGGCCGCTGCGGCGGCCGACCATCCCGGCGGCGTCGATTACGACGACAGCTGGGAACGGCGCTGGAACGACATGCGCAAATACGGCCCGACCGGCCGGCATCTGCGCCGCATCGTCACCGAGATGGTGCGCCCGCTGGAGTACGACAGCCTGCTCGACGTCGGCTGCGGCCAGGGCTCGCTGCTCGCCACGCTGATGCCGCTGAAGCCGCAGGCCAGCTACAGCGGTCTCGACTTTTCCGCCAAGGCCATCGACGTCGCCCGCCGTCGGGCGCCGAACGCCGAGTTCGGCCTGCTCGACGTCGCCGCCGGCCATATCGACCGCCGCTTCGATCTGGTGGTCTGCACCGACGTGGTCGAGCATATCGAGGACGACGTCGCGGCGCTGCGCAACCTCGCCGCCATGACCGGCCGCTACCTGCTGGTCTCCACCCTGCAGGGGCGGATGCGCGACTTCGAGCGCACGGTCGGCCATCACCGCAACTATGCCCACGGCGAGCTGCAGGCCAAGATCAGGTCGGTCGGGCTGGAGATCGAGCGGGTGGTGGAATGGGGCTTCCCCTTCTTCTCGCCGCTCTACCGCAACGTTCTGGGCGCCGCCAGCGGCCAGGGCACCGAGGGCGATTACGGCCCCGGCCGCCGCTTCCTCGCCGAGGCGCTCTACCACATCTTCCGCCTGAACTCCTGGTCGCACGGCGACTACATCTACGTGCTGGCGCGCCGGCCGGGGTCGTGA